In Sebaldella termitidis ATCC 33386, one DNA window encodes the following:
- a CDS encoding sugar kinase, which yields MKVAAFGEVMMRCSVPGKKKLFQSNNLEYMFSGTGLNVMGQLGRFGLETELITKLPDNPLGDAAVSQIQSLGVNTGKIARGGEFIGIYFLEEGFGKRPSVVTYTDRRGSSFCKSKLKDYNMEDILENVQMIHFCGISLAMNDDVRNIMFSMAKRAKEKGILVVFDCNYREKLWKKKYEDAIPNYKKIIEYSDIVFASEKDISNIFGIKSEKENVEIEEILRDLIPEFAAKYDLKLVSGTIRDNKSLNSQKLKGFAYKNKKIYFSEYQELEIYDRIGGGDAYTSGILYKYLKKAKLEEMVDFAVASAVLGHTTYGDTPVSALEEVEELLHGDFSELKR from the coding sequence GTGAAAGTAGCAGCATTTGGGGAAGTGATGATGAGATGCAGTGTTCCCGGAAAAAAGAAGTTATTTCAGTCAAATAATCTGGAGTATATGTTTTCAGGAACTGGTCTGAATGTAATGGGACAGCTTGGAAGATTCGGTCTGGAAACAGAACTTATTACAAAGCTTCCCGATAATCCTCTGGGGGATGCGGCAGTCTCACAGATACAGAGTCTTGGTGTAAATACTGGGAAAATAGCCAGAGGCGGAGAATTTATAGGAATATATTTTCTCGAGGAAGGTTTTGGAAAAAGACCTTCTGTGGTTACATATACAGATAGAAGAGGAAGCTCCTTTTGTAAATCTAAGTTAAAGGATTACAATATGGAGGATATTCTGGAAAATGTACAGATGATTCATTTCTGCGGGATAAGCCTTGCAATGAATGATGATGTAAGAAATATTATGTTCTCTATGGCTAAAAGAGCTAAGGAAAAAGGGATACTGGTTGTTTTTGACTGCAATTACAGGGAAAAATTATGGAAAAAGAAATATGAGGATGCTATACCAAATTATAAAAAAATAATAGAATATTCTGATATTGTTTTTGCAAGTGAAAAAGATATAAGTAATATATTTGGCATAAAAAGTGAAAAAGAGAATGTAGAAATAGAGGAAATATTAAGAGATCTTATTCCGGAATTTGCTGCGAAGTATGATCTGAAGCTGGTGTCAGGAACAATCAGGGATAATAAAAGCCTGAATTCTCAAAAATTAAAGGGATTTGCTTATAAAAATAAAAAAATTTACTTTTCCGAATATCAAGAACTTGAAATTTATGATAGAATTGGAGGAGGTGATGCCTACACTTCAGGTATACTTTATAAATATCTGAAAAAGGCAAAGCTTGAAGAAATGGTAGATTTTGCAGTAGCAAGTGCTGTTTTGGGACACACTACATATGGAGATACGCCTGTATCAGCTTTGGAAGAAGTGGAGGAATTGCTTCACGGTGATTTTAGCGAGCTGAAAAGGTAA
- a CDS encoding amidohydrolase/deacetylase family metallohydrolase: MLIKNGVLIDKNNGFHLSRKDIRVEDGLIKEVADDLLPYENEEIVDISGLVAAPGFTDIHTHVYHGKTAIGIDPDRVGVEQGVTAVVDAGTAGADTFEDFYERIIKKAKTRVYAFLNIASPGLLSLSELTDLSNIEFEKVKETVEKYKDVIVGIKARASGSVVGENGAEPIRIAKEIAKKLGLPIMVHIGNAPPKVEEVLNFMEKGDIITHCFHNKVNNLIREIGILPEAKAARERGVLFDVGHGNASFSFDTGAKGIADGFIPDFLSTDIYDKNIEKPVKSQITTLNKMLYLGLTLEDCINKLTREPAKALSLGETGEIKTGYRADFTIFELVDNYTELTDSVDKTVKQKPYVKGKYSIVGGKVYECVQ, encoded by the coding sequence ATGCTTATTAAGAACGGGGTGTTGATTGACAAAAACAACGGTTTTCATCTGAGCAGAAAGGATATCAGGGTCGAAGACGGACTCATAAAGGAGGTAGCTGATGATCTTCTTCCATATGAAAATGAAGAAATAGTGGATATCAGCGGTCTTGTAGCGGCTCCCGGCTTTACAGACATACATACACATGTATATCACGGGAAAACTGCCATAGGAATAGATCCGGACAGGGTCGGTGTAGAACAGGGAGTAACAGCGGTAGTAGACGCAGGAACTGCCGGAGCTGATACTTTCGAAGATTTCTATGAGCGTATTATAAAAAAAGCCAAGACCAGAGTATACGCCTTTTTGAATATTGCATCACCGGGACTGTTGAGTCTCAGCGAGCTGACTGATTTATCAAACATAGAATTTGAAAAAGTAAAGGAAACCGTAGAAAAGTACAAGGATGTCATAGTAGGAATAAAAGCAAGAGCTTCCGGTTCTGTCGTGGGAGAGAACGGGGCAGAGCCTATAAGAATAGCAAAGGAAATAGCTAAAAAACTAGGGCTTCCTATTATGGTACATATAGGAAACGCACCTCCGAAAGTAGAAGAGGTTTTGAATTTCATGGAAAAAGGAGATATAATAACACATTGTTTTCATAATAAAGTGAATAATCTGATAAGGGAGATAGGAATTCTTCCTGAAGCAAAGGCTGCCAGGGAAAGAGGAGTACTTTTTGATGTAGGACATGGAAATGCAAGCTTTTCATTTGATACAGGTGCTAAAGGTATAGCAGACGGTTTTATTCCTGATTTTTTGAGTACGGATATTTATGATAAAAATATAGAAAAACCTGTAAAAAGTCAGATAACTACTTTGAATAAAATGCTGTATCTGGGACTTACCCTGGAAGACTGCATAAATAAACTTACCAGAGAACCTGCCAAAGCACTTTCACTGGGAGAAACAGGAGAAATAAAAACAGGATACAGAGCTGATTTTACAATATTTGAATTGGTGGATAATTATACGGAATTAACTGATTCAGTGGATAAAACAGTGAAACAGAAGCCGTATGTAAAAGGGAAATACAGTATAGTAGGTGGAAAAGTCTACGAATGTGTGCAATAA
- a CDS encoding DgaE family pyridoxal phosphate-dependent ammonia lyase: MNIYEKIGLQKVINASGRMTILGVSVLSDKSTDGFKEGSQNFVVMEDLMNKAGEIVSAYTKAEASCVTSSASAGIAIAAASLITKDNQTMAENLHILNTDKREIIIQKGHVVNYGAPIKTMIELGGGKLVEVGQSNLTSEENITGNINENTVGIFYVKSHHSVQKGMLSLEKTIEIGKKYNIPVVVDAAAEEDLEKYVLMGTDMVIYSGSKAIEGPASGFITGKKELIKNCKLQYKGIGRAMKVDKGVIMSLLSALEQYSQKDEARIEQENKKKAELLAEELKGIKGTAISVVKDEAGREIYRTEMKLLDTKLNAEELIKELEGGNPAIYTRNYYKNQGKIHFDMRSVDEKEIGNIFKRIEEILG; the protein is encoded by the coding sequence GTGAATATATATGAAAAAATAGGTCTTCAGAAAGTAATAAACGCTAGCGGGAGAATGACAATACTAGGAGTATCGGTATTATCAGATAAGAGTACAGACGGCTTCAAGGAAGGAAGTCAGAATTTCGTGGTAATGGAAGATCTTATGAATAAAGCAGGAGAAATAGTTTCAGCTTATACAAAGGCTGAGGCAAGCTGTGTTACATCTTCGGCATCAGCAGGAATAGCAATAGCTGCAGCTTCTCTTATTACAAAGGATAATCAGACAATGGCTGAGAATCTTCATATACTGAATACTGATAAAAGAGAAATAATTATACAAAAAGGTCATGTAGTAAACTATGGCGCACCTATAAAGACTATGATAGAGCTAGGCGGAGGTAAGCTGGTGGAAGTAGGCCAGTCAAATCTTACAAGCGAAGAAAATATAACAGGAAATATAAATGAAAATACTGTGGGAATATTTTACGTAAAATCACATCATAGTGTACAGAAGGGTATGCTGAGTCTGGAAAAGACAATAGAGATAGGAAAGAAATATAATATTCCAGTAGTAGTGGATGCAGCAGCAGAAGAGGATCTGGAAAAATATGTGTTAATGGGAACAGACATGGTGATATACAGCGGTTCTAAGGCAATAGAAGGACCAGCATCGGGATTTATAACAGGAAAGAAGGAGCTTATCAAGAATTGTAAGCTGCAGTATAAGGGAATAGGAAGAGCAATGAAGGTGGACAAAGGAGTAATAATGAGTCTTTTGAGCGCTTTGGAACAGTATAGTCAAAAGGATGAGGCAAGGATAGAGCAGGAAAATAAGAAGAAAGCAGAGCTTCTAGCAGAGGAATTAAAGGGGATAAAGGGTACTGCAATATCAGTGGTAAAGGATGAAGCAGGAAGAGAGATATACAGAACAGAGATGAAGCTTCTGGATACTAAGCTGAATGCAGAAGAACTGATAAAGGAGCTGGAAGGCGGGAATCCTGCGATCTATACAAGAAACTATTATAAGAATCAGGGGAAAATACACTTTGACATGAGATCAGTAGATGAAAAGGAAATAGGAAATATATTTAAGAGAATAGAAGAAATATTAGGTTAA
- the dagF gene encoding 2-dehydro-3-deoxy-phosphogluconate aldolase, whose protein sequence is MLDTKIKFYKGRVALNVLAKDLANAKEIYEAAEGHVVVGLLSKNYDKIEDGVAEVKEYLKELGVVSVGLGAGDPSQFEKAALISCETDPGHVNQVFTGAGYAAGALRAKGHGRTYINVLMSPTGEPGKVKISTGELSEKEKAAIVDVDTAVAMLKDMRAHSVKFFPMGGLKSLEELKEVAKASERGNLELIEPTGGIDLENFEEILKVCVESSIPRIMPHIYGSIIDKETGLTRVEDIKKLYEIIKKLV, encoded by the coding sequence ATGCTTGATACAAAAATAAAGTTTTATAAAGGAAGAGTAGCATTAAATGTGCTTGCGAAAGATCTGGCGAATGCAAAGGAAATATATGAAGCAGCAGAAGGTCATGTAGTAGTGGGACTTTTATCGAAAAACTATGATAAGATAGAAGACGGAGTTGCAGAAGTAAAGGAGTATCTGAAAGAGCTGGGAGTGGTATCTGTAGGTCTTGGAGCGGGAGATCCGAGTCAGTTTGAGAAGGCAGCACTGATATCATGTGAGACAGATCCGGGTCATGTAAATCAAGTATTTACAGGAGCAGGATATGCAGCAGGAGCATTAAGAGCAAAGGGTCATGGCAGAACATATATAAATGTATTAATGAGTCCTACAGGAGAGCCTGGAAAGGTAAAGATAAGCACGGGAGAGCTGAGTGAAAAGGAGAAAGCAGCAATAGTCGATGTAGATACAGCAGTGGCAATGCTTAAGGATATGAGAGCACATTCGGTGAAATTCTTCCCTATGGGAGGTCTGAAATCACTGGAGGAGCTGAAGGAAGTGGCAAAGGCGAGTGAAAGAGGGAATCTGGAGCTGATAGAGCCTACAGGGGGAATAGATCTGGAGAATTTTGAGGAGATACTAAAGGTGTGTGTGGAAAGCAGTATACCAAGAATAATGCCGCATATATACGGATCAATAATAGATAAGGAAACAGGACTTACAAGAGTGGAAGACATAAAAAAACTTTATGAAATTATAAAAAAGCTGGTGTAA
- a CDS encoding proline--tRNA ligase: protein MRLSKAFVKTYKEAPKEAEVISHKLMLRASMIKRLASGVYSYLPLGNRVLKKVENIVREEMDKSGAQEVFMPVLQPADLWKESGRWIAYGPELMRMKDRHEREFALGPTHEEVVTDIVRNEINSYKDLPMNLYQIQTKFRDEIRPRFGLMRGREFIMKDAYSFHTTHESLDEEYLNMKTTYENIFTRCGLDFRAVEADSGSIGGDVTHEFMVLAESGEDDVLYCDSCDYAANKEKATSKADFKESDEEAKSIELVETPNTWTIEDVAAFFNIPTSKTVKAIVLKEAFGENDKYYMALIRGDYEVNTIKVKNLVNAAVELEMINDSDMEKLNLVKGFIGPVGLNNENIKIVMDESVKFMKNFTLGPNKKDHHYINSNISDFKYDMTGDIREAKEGEKCPRCGGTLKIARGIEVGHIFELGTKYSEAMKANVLDENGKQATLKMGCYGIGVSRIMSAAIEQNYDENGIIWPVNIAPYEVDVIIPNIKDKDQVRVAEDVYQLLKDHNIDVILDDRDERAGFKFKDADLIGFPMKIITGKSIAEGKVEVKDRKTGNTEIVEIGTLLDYVKNHLGK, encoded by the coding sequence ATGAGATTATCAAAAGCATTCGTAAAAACATACAAAGAAGCTCCGAAAGAAGCAGAAGTAATCAGTCATAAGCTTATGCTGAGAGCTTCTATGATAAAAAGACTTGCAAGTGGTGTATATTCTTATCTGCCGCTTGGTAACAGAGTATTAAAAAAAGTAGAAAACATCGTAAGGGAAGAAATGGACAAATCAGGTGCACAGGAAGTTTTTATGCCTGTTCTGCAGCCTGCTGATCTTTGGAAGGAAAGCGGAAGATGGATTGCTTACGGTCCTGAACTCATGAGAATGAAAGACAGACATGAAAGAGAATTTGCTCTTGGTCCTACACATGAAGAAGTTGTTACTGATATTGTCAGAAATGAAATAAATTCATATAAAGATCTTCCTATGAATCTGTATCAGATCCAGACAAAATTCAGAGACGAGATAAGACCAAGATTCGGACTTATGAGAGGCCGGGAGTTCATTATGAAGGATGCTTACAGCTTTCATACTACTCATGAATCTCTTGATGAAGAATATCTGAATATGAAAACTACCTATGAAAATATCTTTACAAGATGCGGACTTGATTTTAGGGCCGTAGAAGCTGATTCCGGATCTATAGGCGGAGATGTTACTCATGAATTTATGGTATTGGCCGAAAGCGGTGAAGATGACGTTCTTTACTGTGATTCATGCGATTATGCAGCTAATAAGGAAAAAGCCACAAGCAAAGCTGATTTTAAAGAATCAGACGAGGAAGCAAAAAGCATAGAGCTTGTAGAAACTCCTAATACATGGACTATAGAAGATGTAGCTGCATTCTTTAATATTCCTACAAGCAAAACTGTAAAGGCCATTGTTCTAAAGGAAGCCTTCGGTGAAAATGATAAATACTACATGGCTTTGATAAGAGGGGACTACGAAGTAAATACAATAAAAGTAAAAAATCTTGTTAATGCTGCTGTAGAGCTGGAAATGATAAATGATTCCGATATGGAAAAACTTAATCTTGTTAAAGGATTTATCGGTCCGGTAGGATTAAATAACGAAAATATAAAAATAGTAATGGATGAAAGTGTAAAATTCATGAAAAACTTTACACTGGGACCTAATAAAAAAGATCATCATTATATAAATTCAAATATCAGTGATTTTAAATACGATATGACAGGTGATATAAGAGAAGCAAAAGAAGGAGAAAAATGTCCGAGATGCGGCGGAACTCTGAAAATAGCAAGAGGTATCGAGGTAGGTCATATATTTGAGCTTGGAACAAAGTATTCAGAAGCTATGAAGGCAAATGTTCTTGATGAAAACGGAAAACAGGCTACTCTTAAAATGGGATGCTACGGAATAGGGGTTTCCAGAATAATGTCCGCTGCAATTGAGCAAAACTACGATGAAAACGGAATTATCTGGCCTGTAAACATCGCTCCGTATGAAGTAGATGTCATAATTCCTAATATCAAAGATAAAGATCAGGTAAGAGTGGCAGAAGATGTTTATCAGCTTCTAAAAGATCATAATATTGATGTTATTCTTGACGACAGAGATGAAAGAGCAGGGTTCAAATTTAAAGATGCTGATCTTATAGGTTTCCCGATGAAAATAATCACTGGAAAATCTATAGCCGAAGGAAAAGTAGAAGTAAAGGACAGAAAGACAGGAAATACAGAAATTGTTGAAATAGGTACACTGCTTGATTATGTAAAAAATCATCTTGGAAAATAA
- a CDS encoding class I SAM-dependent methyltransferase produces the protein MANYYDNEKFFNGYMSIRSQKMNYNNCIEEPLMLKLIGNTEGKDILDIGCGSGDLSSILAKTANSVLGIDISQKMLNTAREKNISNNIRYQELSMENIDSLSEKFDIAVSSLAFHYVENFEKLILDISKLLRKRGSLIFSQEHPMVTANRQLKDWICDPETKSRYWPVSNYNEEGERFEKWFIDNVKKYHRTLSTIINTIIKNNFEILEIAESRADDELISKEPKFLNGKNLAHFLFIKARKL, from the coding sequence GTGGCTAATTATTACGATAACGAAAAATTTTTTAACGGGTACATGAGCATACGCAGTCAGAAAATGAATTATAACAACTGCATTGAAGAACCCCTTATGCTAAAGCTTATCGGAAATACAGAAGGCAAAGATATCCTCGATATCGGATGCGGTTCCGGTGATTTATCGTCAATACTTGCAAAAACAGCCAATTCTGTACTCGGAATAGATATTTCCCAAAAGATGCTTAATACCGCCAGAGAAAAAAACATAAGTAATAATATCCGGTATCAGGAATTATCCATGGAGAATATCGACAGTCTCAGTGAAAAATTTGATATAGCTGTCAGCTCACTGGCATTTCACTATGTTGAAAATTTTGAAAAACTGATTTTGGATATTTCAAAATTATTGAGAAAAAGAGGAAGTCTGATTTTTTCACAGGAGCACCCCATGGTCACGGCTAACAGACAATTAAAGGACTGGATCTGCGACCCGGAAACCAAAAGCCGTTACTGGCCTGTCAGTAATTATAATGAAGAGGGTGAACGATTTGAGAAATGGTTTATAGATAATGTAAAAAAGTATCATAGAACTTTGTCTACCATAATAAATACCATAATCAAAAATAATTTTGAAATTCTGGAAATTGCCGAAAGCCGTGCAGATGATGAGCTTATTTCCAAAGAACCAAAATTTTTAAACGGAAAAAATTTAGCACATTTTTTATTTATAAAAGCAAGAAAATTATAA
- a CDS encoding L-cystine transporter: protein MDFKLIINIIGLIALIFVLYKMQKKHLSFTKRVFTALGLGIVYGLILHYVYGPNSDTISVTKDWFNIIGSGYVRLLQMIVMPLIMVSITSAIINLKDSKQLGKMGGNIIAILLITAAIAGLVGIMVSLFYKLDATGMLQGSAEMTRAEYLQNKLGEANSSFPQKVLDFIPTNPFLDMTGARNTSTIAVVIFSAFVGIAALGIQKKKPESLETFRNIVNSAHDIVMRMVTLVLRLTPYGILALITNVLASSDFLQIAKLIKFILASYTAIIIMFIIHMIILALFKLNPVIYLKKVFPVLTFAFTSRTSMGAIPLNIETQTKKLGVSQGIANLSATFGASIGQNGCAAIYPAMLAVMIAPTVGVNPYSIGFIAKLIVIITISSFGVAGVGGGATFAALIVLSSLGFPVGLAGLLISVEPLIDMGRTALNVNDSILSGVVTGKMLNELNTDMYNDPALISVESDEMHS, encoded by the coding sequence ATGGATTTCAAACTGATAATAAACATTATCGGATTAATAGCTTTAATCTTTGTATTATATAAAATGCAAAAAAAACATCTTTCGTTTACTAAAAGAGTCTTCACAGCACTCGGGCTGGGGATAGTTTACGGACTTATACTGCATTATGTCTACGGACCTAATTCTGATACAATCAGTGTAACCAAAGACTGGTTTAACATCATCGGATCGGGATATGTGAGACTGCTTCAAATGATAGTAATGCCTCTTATAATGGTTTCCATTACTTCGGCAATCATTAATCTTAAAGACAGTAAACAGCTTGGTAAAATGGGCGGAAATATTATAGCAATTCTGTTAATTACAGCGGCTATTGCAGGTTTGGTAGGAATCATGGTTTCACTTTTCTATAAGCTTGATGCTACAGGTATGCTTCAGGGAAGTGCCGAAATGACCAGAGCCGAATACTTACAGAATAAACTCGGAGAAGCGAATTCTTCCTTCCCGCAGAAAGTTCTGGATTTCATCCCGACAAATCCGTTTCTGGATATGACAGGCGCAAGAAATACATCCACAATAGCCGTGGTTATTTTCTCGGCATTCGTAGGTATAGCAGCTCTTGGTATACAAAAGAAAAAACCTGAATCTCTTGAAACTTTCAGAAACATTGTTAACTCTGCACACGACATAGTTATGAGAATGGTTACACTTGTTTTGAGACTTACTCCTTACGGTATACTTGCTCTTATTACCAATGTACTGGCAAGCAGTGATTTCCTGCAGATTGCAAAGCTTATTAAGTTTATACTGGCATCTTACACTGCAATAATTATTATGTTCATAATACATATGATTATACTTGCATTGTTTAAGCTGAACCCTGTTATTTATCTGAAAAAGGTATTTCCGGTTCTTACATTCGCCTTTACCTCAAGAACAAGTATGGGTGCAATACCTCTGAATATAGAAACACAGACTAAAAAACTGGGTGTATCACAGGGAATTGCCAATCTTTCTGCTACATTCGGAGCCTCTATCGGGCAAAACGGCTGTGCAGCCATTTATCCTGCAATGCTTGCAGTTATGATCGCACCTACTGTGGGAGTAAATCCTTACAGTATAGGCTTTATCGCAAAATTAATCGTTATTATTACCATAAGCTCTTTCGGAGTGGCAGGCGTAGGAGGAGGAGCCACATTTGCGGCACTTATAGTACTCTCATCTTTAGGCTTTCCTGTAGGACTGGCAGGACTTCTGATCTCTGTAGAACCTTTGATCGACATGGGAAGAACTGCACTAAATGTCAATGACTCTATACTTTCCGGAGTTGTTACCGGAAAAATGTTAAACGAGCTGAATACTGATATGTATAACGACCCTGCTCTCATCTCTGTAGAAAGTGATGAAATGCACTCATAA
- a CDS encoding RrF2 family transcriptional regulator gives MHYSVGVEYALHCLIYLATPSVKPVLTVKELAEFQGISETYLSKIFTKLSKNGIVKATPGVTGGYQLKQDPSVVTFWDVVQAVEGEKQIFRCKNIIGTCALHDKKTEAEECPGKVDCLINDVMLDAEKQMELYLKEKNLKWLTEKLEKKLTKEYQDLTADWFNG, from the coding sequence ATGCATTACAGTGTAGGTGTGGAATATGCGCTGCATTGTCTGATTTATCTGGCAACGCCGTCTGTTAAGCCGGTACTGACAGTAAAAGAGCTGGCTGAATTTCAGGGTATATCAGAAACATATCTGTCTAAGATTTTTACTAAGCTTTCTAAAAACGGCATAGTAAAAGCAACACCGGGAGTTACCGGAGGTTATCAGCTGAAACAGGATCCTTCTGTTGTAACATTCTGGGATGTGGTTCAGGCGGTGGAGGGAGAAAAACAGATATTCCGCTGTAAAAATATAATAGGGACATGTGCTCTGCATGATAAAAAAACTGAAGCAGAAGAATGTCCGGGTAAGGTAGACTGCCTTATAAATGATGTAATGCTTGATGCAGAAAAGCAGATGGAATTATATCTGAAAGAAAAAAATCTGAAATGGCTTACGGAAAAGCTTGAAAAAAAGCTTACAAAAGAATATCAGGATTTAACTGCGGATTGGTTTAACGGTTAG
- a CDS encoding pyridoxamine 5'-phosphate oxidase family protein, with translation MFNEKFNEVLTKEGVVSITSWSAENVHVVNTWNSYLVKSGENKLLIPAAGMRKTQKNVEANSRVILTLGSKEVMGYKDYQGTGFVIEGTAKYLTSGEEFDMMKEKFPFLSRVLEITVESLKQTI, from the coding sequence ATGTTTAATGAAAAATTCAATGAGGTACTTACTAAAGAAGGTGTAGTTTCTATTACATCATGGTCAGCAGAAAATGTTCATGTGGTGAATACATGGAACAGTTATCTGGTGAAGAGCGGTGAAAATAAACTGCTTATTCCTGCTGCAGGTATGAGAAAAACACAGAAAAATGTAGAAGCTAACAGCAGAGTAATATTAACACTGGGAAGTAAAGAGGTTATGGGCTATAAAGATTATCAGGGAACAGGATTTGTTATAGAAGGGACAGCAAAGTATCTTACTTCGGGAGAAGAATTTGATATGATGAAAGAAAAGTTTCCATTTCTAAGCAGAGTACTTGAAATAACTGTTGAAAGTTTGAAACAGACAATTTAA
- a CDS encoding S66 peptidase family protein, with protein MKIIQIKGKGAVNMKRQILILLVLFTSIILGDGMVKPQALKYGDTIGIIAPANYSGASADTMVKDLEARGFKVVLGDSFYSKWYNFGGSDEIRAKDINNMFKNKEVKAIFCVRGGYGSIRLLDLIDFDTIRKNPKIFVGYSDITTLLMAISQKTGLVTFHGPMSSNYTNFDDITRISFFDTIMTDKDSYVLSDYLGADLRVISSGKAEGEIVGGNLSLIVASLGTKYEIDTKGKILFIEEVGEYTYRVDRMFQQLKLAGKFDDASGIILGSFTKANQEAPEDMPLQEVFYDSFGSLKKPVVSNFSSGHMRPFITVPIGAKAKMNTDTGKIEIVGGTVK; from the coding sequence GTGAAAATAATACAGATAAAGGGAAAAGGTGCCGTAAATATGAAAAGACAGATTTTAATTTTATTAGTTTTATTTACTTCAATTATTTTAGGAGACGGAATGGTAAAGCCGCAGGCGTTAAAATACGGGGATACTATCGGTATAATTGCCCCGGCGAATTATTCAGGTGCTTCTGCCGATACAATGGTAAAAGATCTTGAGGCAAGAGGCTTTAAAGTCGTACTCGGGGATTCTTTCTATTCAAAATGGTATAATTTTGGCGGTTCTGATGAAATAAGAGCAAAAGATATAAACAACATGTTTAAAAATAAAGAAGTAAAAGCCATATTTTGTGTACGCGGCGGATACGGAAGCATACGTCTTCTGGATTTGATAGATTTCGATACAATAAGAAAAAATCCTAAAATATTCGTGGGCTACAGTGATATTACCACTTTACTTATGGCAATAAGCCAGAAAACCGGACTTGTGACATTTCATGGTCCGATGAGTTCTAATTATACGAATTTTGATGATATAACAAGAATTTCTTTTTTTGACACAATAATGACAGATAAGGATTCATATGTTCTGTCTGATTATTTGGGAGCCGATCTCAGAGTAATAAGCAGCGGGAAAGCAGAAGGAGAAATAGTAGGCGGTAATCTTTCGCTGATAGTAGCTTCTCTCGGGACAAAATATGAAATAGACACAAAAGGGAAAATTTTATTTATTGAAGAAGTAGGGGAATATACCTACAGAGTAGACAGAATGTTTCAGCAGCTAAAGCTCGCAGGAAAATTTGATGATGCAAGCGGAATAATACTGGGAAGTTTTACTAAGGCTAATCAGGAGGCACCGGAAGATATGCCGCTTCAGGAAGTGTTTTATGACAGCTTCGGCAGTTTGAAAAAGCCTGTAGTGAGTAATTTCAGTTCGGGACATATGAGACCGTTTATTACTGTGCCAATCGGAGCAAAGGCTAAAATGAATACAGATACAGGGAAAATAGAGATAGTAGGGGGAACTGTAAAATAA
- a CDS encoding NADPH-dependent oxidoreductase, with amino-acid sequence MTETIKIMENHRSIRSFTNEPVSEEMISAVISAAQHAPTSINGQGISIIVIKDKNTREKMAELTGGQTWVAQAPVFLIFIADLYKTSLGVKNAGYEQIIHESVEGMMVASVDAGIALGTAITAAESLGLGIVPIGAVRKNPETVIDLLELPEYTFPMVGLAVGHPKDHSRQKPRMDIKTFRFDEKYDKDRLPELINNYDRQIAKYLDEIGREQEKSWSNFVANAYKTVYFPDVYPTALKQGFKFDK; translated from the coding sequence ATGACAGAAACTATAAAAATTATGGAAAATCATAGATCCATAAGAAGCTTTACAAATGAACCAGTATCTGAAGAAATGATAAGTGCAGTAATAAGTGCCGCCCAGCATGCTCCTACTTCCATAAACGGACAGGGAATAAGCATAATTGTCATAAAGGACAAGAACACAAGAGAAAAAATGGCTGAGCTTACAGGCGGTCAGACTTGGGTAGCACAGGCCCCGGTATTCTTAATTTTTATTGCTGATTTATATAAAACAAGCCTTGGAGTAAAAAATGCAGGATATGAACAGATTATCCATGAAAGTGTGGAAGGTATGATGGTAGCGTCAGTAGATGCAGGAATAGCTCTCGGTACTGCTATAACTGCCGCTGAATCACTTGGTCTCGGAATAGTTCCTATAGGTGCAGTAAGAAAAAATCCCGAGACTGTAATAGACCTTCTTGAGCTTCCTGAGTATACTTTCCCTATGGTCGGTCTGGCTGTCGGTCATCCCAAGGATCATTCAAGACAGAAACCAAGAATGGATATCAAGACATTTCGTTTTGATGAAAAATATGATAAAGACAGACTTCCCGAGTTAATAAATAACTACGACAGACAAATAGCGAAATATCTGGACGAAATCGGAAGAGAACAGGAAAAATCATGGAGTAATTTTGTTGCTAATGCCTACAAAACTGTTTATTTCCCTGATGTATACCCGACAGCTTTAAAACAGGGCTTCAAATTTGATAAATAA